In the genome of Chrysemys picta bellii isolate R12L10 chromosome 17, ASM1138683v2, whole genome shotgun sequence, one region contains:
- the DACT3 gene encoding dapper homolog 3: MIRAFSFPVSPERGRLRGWLEGSLAGLCELHLLRERQERRVRQALRLGTEPAEQAAGEPEPGSAGEPAPEEQLDALPGLMWELEQQVGGLRLYPEKACGEAAETDSWPSSGFYEGASSAVASDSPASGFGDSSGFPSSSGSCSRIGQAESRGSYASERPKSVGEVGSSGKDSAGRGMVPRSYSAPYSSSQDYPSEPPPRLLPRDSLDPFLYPSPLHAVAMQNPLLRGRLYDATPFSPGLAYGAEQAGGLEEFGGQELPCYPEAAHCHKVESYISRLIRRRSQLARGGKPRTSLNAEPPAKAVARQNSVCKRPSELLAPQVDRKHPPAMERGSSTPSPCGYEGGAGAAARIWSSWDAAAERTLAGKGAPEGYAPPHSSLKKPPKLQALAHLRPALSVDHYEEGPDEDGTHARNGQEPPPYEERGGRSPLACTEDGACQMVKAQYIPAQQPPRAQQAHRGAKKKPPPLTKGRSVELSPERAPVTPRERPRAAAMPKKCRFTEEGGEVPGGRRASARKGSPRGKKAARSQSENSLLNKPGASGAKYHTVERDEVVLKPSRQRRPHPGAAGYRKWRSTAEICQEEVGAGEPRRSRRAGRSGPGAASPPCNVLYGYAGSDSECSGGRGGGARRAPVCRLEEGLAYGDSESSLSEGGSPTFSTGSSDTDESSGLVWPQQLSPQLVASAGPGQAGGRPKVFVKIKASHALKKKIMRFRSGSLKVMTTV, encoded by the exons GATGCGCTGCCCGGGCTGATGTGGGAACTGGAGCAGCAAGTAGGGGGGCTGCGGCTGTACCCCGAAAAGGCCTGCGGGGAGGCGGCTGAGACGGACAGCTGGCCCAGCTCGG GTTTCTACGAGGGTGCCTCGTCCGCGGTGGCCTCAGACTCGCCGGCCTCTGGCTTCGGGGATTCTTCCGGCTTCCCctccagctccggctcctgcTCCCGCATCGGCCAGGCCGAGTCGCGTGGCAGCTACGCCAGTGAGCGCCCCAAGTCCGTGG GCGAGGTGGGCAGCAGTGGCAAAGACAGTGCCGGGCGGGGTATGGTTCCCCGCTCCTACTCGGCCCCCTACTCCAGCTCTCAGGACTACCCCTCCGAGCCACCCCCGCGCCTCCTGCCCCGGGACAGCCTGGACCCCTTCCTGTACCCCAGTCCCCTTCACGCCGTGGCCATGCAGAACCCGCTGCTCCGCGGCCGCCTCTATGACGCCACCCCCTTCTCGCCGGGCCTGGCCTATGGGGCGGAGCAGGCCGGGGGGCTGGAGGAGTTcggggggcaggagctgccctGTTACCCTGAGGCCGCTCACTGCCACAAGGTGGAGAGCTACATCTCGCGGCTGATCCGCCGGCGCAGCCAGTTGGCGCGGGGCGGCAAGCCCCGGACTAGCCTCAACGCCGAGCCGCCCGCCAAGGCAGTGGCCCGCCAGAACAGCGTCTGCAAGAGGCCCTCGGAGCTGCTGGCCCCCCAGGTGGACCGCAAGCACCCCCCGGCCATGGAGCGGGGCAGCAGCACCCCCTCGCCCTGCGGCTACGAGGGCGGGGCCGGCGCCGCCGCCCGGATCTGGTCATCCTGGGACGCCGCGGCCGAGAGGACGCTGGCCGGCAAGGGGGCCCCCGAAGGCtacgcccccccccactccagcctcaAGAAGCCCCCCAAGCTGCAGGCGCTGGCCCACCTCCGGCCTGCCCTGTCGGTGGATCACTACGAGGAGGGGCCGGACGAGGACGGCACCCACGCCAGGAATGGCCAGGAACCCCCTCCCTACGAGGAGAGGGGGGGCCGCTCCCCGCTGGCCTGCACCGAGGACGGGGCTTGCCAGATGGTGAAGGCGCAGTACATCCCGGCCCAGCAGCCCCCCCGTGCCCAGCAGGCCCACCGAGGGGCCAAAAAgaagccccctcccctcaccaagGGGCGCTCGGTGGAGCTGTCACCAGAGCGGGCCCCGGTGACGCCCAGGGAGAGGCCTCGGGCAGCGGCGATGCCCAAGAAGTGCCGCTTCACCGAGGAAGGGGGGGAAGTGCCAGGGGGGCGCCGGGCTAGTGCCAGGAAAGGCTCCCCCCGGGGCAAGAAGGCGGCGCGCTCCCAGTCGGAGAACAGCCTCCTGAACAAGCCAGGCGCCTCAGGCGCCAAGTACCACACGGTGGAGAGGGACGAGGTGGTGCTCAAGCCGTCCCGGCAGCGCCGCCCCCACCCCGGTGCTGCCGGCTATCGGAAGTGGCGCTCGACGGCGGAGATCTGCCAGGAGGAGGTGGGCGCTGGGGAGCCGCGGCGGAGCCGGCGGGCGGGGCGGAGCGGTCCGGGTGCCGCCTCGCCCCCCTGCAACGTGCTGTATGGCTACGCCGGGAGCGACTCGGAGTGCTCGGGCGGGCGGGGTGGCGGGGCGCGGCGGGCCCCTGTGTGCCGACTGGAGGAGGGACTGGCCTATGGCGACAGCGAGTCCAGCCTGAGCGAGGGCGGCTCGCCCACCTTCAGCACCGGCTCCAGCGACACGGACGAGAGCAGCGGGCTGGTCTGGCCCCAGCAGCTGTCGCCGCAGCTGGTCGCCAGCGCGGGGCCCGGCCAGGCCGGCGGGCGGCCCAAGGTTTTTGTCAAGATCAAGGCCTCGCACGCCCTCAAGAAGAAGATTATGCGCTTCCGATCGGGCTCCCTGAAAGTGATGACGACAGTGTGA
- the GNG8 gene encoding guanine nucleotide-binding protein G(I)/G(S)/G(O) subunit gamma-8, with product MSNNMAKIAEARKTVEQLKLEVNIDRMKVSKAAADLLAYCEAHAKEDPLVTPVPSSENPFREKRLFCIVL from the exons ATGTCCAACAACATGGCCAAGATCGCCGAGGCCCGCAAGACGGTGGAGCAGCTCAAGCTGGAGGTGAACATCGACCGCATGAAG GTGTCAAAGGCGGCGGCGGATTTGCTGGCCTACTGCGAGGCGCACGCCAAAGAGGACCCGCTGGTGACCCCGGTGCCCTCCTCGGAGAACCCCTTCCGCGAAAAGCGGCTCTTCTGCATCGTGCTGTGA